In Zingiber officinale cultivar Zhangliang chromosome 1A, Zo_v1.1, whole genome shotgun sequence, a genomic segment contains:
- the LOC122034658 gene encoding serine/threonine-protein kinase 4-like isoform X1, with product MSDPAALAAAVQTRFASLELVGRGSFGDVFKGYDTELNKEVAIKVIDLEEAEDDVEDIQKEIAVLSQCRSPYITDYYGSHLYQTKLWIVMEYMAGGSVADLLQSGPPLDEMSIACILRDLLHAIEYLHNEGKIHRDLKAANILLSEKGDVKVADFGVSAELTKTMSRRKTFVGTPFWMAPEVIQNSEGYNEKADIWSLGITAVEMAKGEPPLADMHPVRVLFIIPRDNPPQLDEHFSQPMKEFVSLCLKKNPAERSSAKQLLRHRFIRNARKSPRLLERIRERPKFPTKEDTEAQNHTKMYDDGTRTIKVVKDAYSSRSKFQNNAILDSGMDGMGTGTVHSIEKPIGQASQGTGTARIPRPMDGSQGTGTVRSSVRLPPVDYTRDRKSDAIYGPYKTNKSSREYKVSSESEGSFDDSASRFSLQKEADRAKDAKELEDSFEDDESGSGTIVIRSQKEILKQAAFDSNVKPLSRYTTSGDMSISGTVVHGKSDEDVTRSSKSRLRMQDKLSSSSNEDSATNLAEARAALQAGARKGIARERPMVNRQVKDSLEHKLTERTNASESSRNDSEGLQKVLNKPRQSGTELSQTRSVSAASPALSSLIIPSLKEATGDMSQATAVAKVMESLMDLEHELPGSCETLVIKILRRVESSKEPSLKRLHELAVSMFPEQSSQDFIDRKKQLNSSLLETPSLSPLATFLLTRWRGQVSQELSS from the exons ATGTCGGACCCCGCTGCCTTGGCTGCGGCCGTGCAGACTCGATTCGCCTCTCTGGAGCTCGTTGGCAGGGGATCCTTCGGCGACGTCTTTAAAGG GTATGACACAGAGCTGAATAAGGAGGTTGCAATCAAAGTTATAGATTTGGAAGAAGC CGAGGATGATGTCGAAGACATTCAGAAG gAAATAGCAGTTTTATCACAATGTAGATCTCCATACATTACTGATTATTATGGATCCCATCTCTATCAAACCAAATTGTGGATTGTGATGGAGTACATGGCTGGTGGTTCTGTTGCTGATCTA CTCCAATCTGGCCCCCCTCTGGATGAAATGTCTATTGCATGTATTCTACGTGACTTGTTGCATGCAATTGAGTATCTGCACAATGAAGGAAAGATTCACCGGGATTTAAAAG CTGCAAACATTTTGCTTTCTGAAAAAGGAGATGTGAAA GTTGCAGATTTTGGTGTTTCTGCAGAATTGACAAAAACAATGTCAAGAAGGAAG ACATTTGTTGGAACTCCATTTTGGATGGCTCCTGAGGTCATTCAGAATTCTGAAGGATACAATGAAAAG GCAGATATTTGGTCTTTAGGTATTACTGCTGTAGAAATGGCAAAAGGGGAACCTCCTTTGGCTGATATGCATCCCGTGAGGGTTCTTTTCATTATACCGCGAGACAATCCTCCTCAG CTTGATGAGCATTTCTCTCAACCTATGAAAGAATTTGTATCTTTGTGTCTAAAAAAGAATCCTGCTGAG AGGTCTAGTGCGAAGCAACTTCTCAGGCATCGCTTCATCAGAAATGCCAGAAAAAGTCCAAGACTTTTGGAGAGAATAAG AGAGAGGCCAAAGTTTCCTACCAAAGAAGACACGGAAGCCCAAAATCATACGAAAATGTATGATGATGGAACAAGAACCATAAAGGTAGTTAAGGATGCTTATTCAAG TCGAAGCAAATTCCAGAATAATGCTATCTTGGACAGTGGCATGGATGGCATGGGTACAGGAACTGTACACAGCATCGAAAAGCCAATTGGCCAAGCATCACAAGGTACAGGTACTGCACGGATACCAAGACCAATGGATGGTTCACAGGGAACAGGGACAGTCCGAAGTTCTGTAAGATTGCCGCCAGTTGATTATACAAGAGACAGAAAGTCTGATGCCATTTATGGTCCTTACAAAACAAACAAGTCTAGTAGAGAATACAAGGTGTCATCTGAATCGGAAGGTTCGTTTGATGATTCTGCATCAAGATTCTCATTGCAGAAGGAAGCAGATCGTGCCAAAGATGCTAAAGAATTAGAAGATTCTTTTGAAGAT GATGAAAGTGGATCAGGTACCATTGTTATACGCTCtcaaaaagaaattttgaaacaGGCTGCATTTGATTCAAATGTAAAG CCTCTTAGTAGATACACCACTTCTGGAGATATGTCAATTAGTGGCACAGTAGTTCATGGCAAAAGTGATGAAGATGTTACTCGTTCATCAAAGTCAAGGCTACGGATGCAAGACAAGTTATCAAGTAGCTCCAATGAAGATAGTGCTACAAACCTTGCAGAG GCGAGAGCTGCACTACAAGCAGGAGCAAGAAAAGGAATTGCCAGGGAAAGGCCTATGGTGAACAGACAAGTTAAGGATTCCCTTGAGCACAAGTTGACTGAGAGGACAAATGCATCAGAATCCTCTAG AAATGATAGTGAGGGCCTACAGAAGGTACTGAACAAGCCACGTCAGTCAGGCACTGAGCTATCTCAAACCAGATCTGTTTCGGCAGCTTCTCCTGCATTGTCATCATTGATTATTCCTTCCCTAAAGGAG GCTACTGGTGATATGTCTCAAGCAACAGCAGTTGCAAAAGTAATGGAGTCGCTGATGGATTTGGAACACGAATTACCTGGCTCTTGTGAAACTTTAGTTATTAAGATTCTTAGACGAGTAGAGAG TTCTAAGGAGCCGTCACTCAAGCGACTTCATGAATTAGCTGTCAGTATGTTTCCGGAGCAGTCTTCCCAGGATTTCATTGATAGGAAGAAACAACTTAACTCATCACTGCTTGAGACCCCCAGCTTAAGCCCGCTAGCAACGTTTCTTCTCACAAG ATGGCGGGGCCAAGTTTCTCAGGAACTCAGCTCATGA
- the LOC122034658 gene encoding serine/threonine-protein kinase sid1-like isoform X2, which yields MSDPAALAAAVQTRFASLELVGRGSFGDVFKGYDTELNKEVAIKVIDLEEAEDDVEDIQKEIAVLSQCRSPYITDYYGSHLYQTKLWIVMEYMAGGSVADLLQSGPPLDEMSIACILRDLLHAIEYLHNEGKIHRDLKAANILLSEKGDVKVADFGVSAELTKTMSRRKTFVGTPFWMAPEVIQNSEGYNEKADIWSLGITAVEMAKGEPPLADMHPVRVLFIIPRDNPPQLDEHFSQPMKEFVSLCLKKNPAERSSAKQLLRHRFIRNARKSPRLLERIRERPKFPTKEDTEAQNHTKMYDDGTRTIKVVKDAYSSGMDGMGTGTVHSIEKPIGQASQGTGTARIPRPMDGSQGTGTVRSSVRLPPVDYTRDRKSDAIYGPYKTNKSSREYKVSSESEGSFDDSASRFSLQKEADRAKDAKELEDSFEDDESGSGTIVIRSQKEILKQAAFDSNVKPLSRYTTSGDMSISGTVVHGKSDEDVTRSSKSRLRMQDKLSSSSNEDSATNLAEARAALQAGARKGIARERPMVNRQVKDSLEHKLTERTNASESSRNDSEGLQKVLNKPRQSGTELSQTRSVSAASPALSSLIIPSLKEATGDMSQATAVAKVMESLMDLEHELPGSCETLVIKILRRVESSKEPSLKRLHELAVSMFPEQSSQDFIDRKKQLNSSLLETPSLSPLATFLLTRWRGQVSQELSS from the exons ATGTCGGACCCCGCTGCCTTGGCTGCGGCCGTGCAGACTCGATTCGCCTCTCTGGAGCTCGTTGGCAGGGGATCCTTCGGCGACGTCTTTAAAGG GTATGACACAGAGCTGAATAAGGAGGTTGCAATCAAAGTTATAGATTTGGAAGAAGC CGAGGATGATGTCGAAGACATTCAGAAG gAAATAGCAGTTTTATCACAATGTAGATCTCCATACATTACTGATTATTATGGATCCCATCTCTATCAAACCAAATTGTGGATTGTGATGGAGTACATGGCTGGTGGTTCTGTTGCTGATCTA CTCCAATCTGGCCCCCCTCTGGATGAAATGTCTATTGCATGTATTCTACGTGACTTGTTGCATGCAATTGAGTATCTGCACAATGAAGGAAAGATTCACCGGGATTTAAAAG CTGCAAACATTTTGCTTTCTGAAAAAGGAGATGTGAAA GTTGCAGATTTTGGTGTTTCTGCAGAATTGACAAAAACAATGTCAAGAAGGAAG ACATTTGTTGGAACTCCATTTTGGATGGCTCCTGAGGTCATTCAGAATTCTGAAGGATACAATGAAAAG GCAGATATTTGGTCTTTAGGTATTACTGCTGTAGAAATGGCAAAAGGGGAACCTCCTTTGGCTGATATGCATCCCGTGAGGGTTCTTTTCATTATACCGCGAGACAATCCTCCTCAG CTTGATGAGCATTTCTCTCAACCTATGAAAGAATTTGTATCTTTGTGTCTAAAAAAGAATCCTGCTGAG AGGTCTAGTGCGAAGCAACTTCTCAGGCATCGCTTCATCAGAAATGCCAGAAAAAGTCCAAGACTTTTGGAGAGAATAAG AGAGAGGCCAAAGTTTCCTACCAAAGAAGACACGGAAGCCCAAAATCATACGAAAATGTATGATGATGGAACAAGAACCATAAAGGTAGTTAAGGATGCTTATTCAAG TGGCATGGATGGCATGGGTACAGGAACTGTACACAGCATCGAAAAGCCAATTGGCCAAGCATCACAAGGTACAGGTACTGCACGGATACCAAGACCAATGGATGGTTCACAGGGAACAGGGACAGTCCGAAGTTCTGTAAGATTGCCGCCAGTTGATTATACAAGAGACAGAAAGTCTGATGCCATTTATGGTCCTTACAAAACAAACAAGTCTAGTAGAGAATACAAGGTGTCATCTGAATCGGAAGGTTCGTTTGATGATTCTGCATCAAGATTCTCATTGCAGAAGGAAGCAGATCGTGCCAAAGATGCTAAAGAATTAGAAGATTCTTTTGAAGAT GATGAAAGTGGATCAGGTACCATTGTTATACGCTCtcaaaaagaaattttgaaacaGGCTGCATTTGATTCAAATGTAAAG CCTCTTAGTAGATACACCACTTCTGGAGATATGTCAATTAGTGGCACAGTAGTTCATGGCAAAAGTGATGAAGATGTTACTCGTTCATCAAAGTCAAGGCTACGGATGCAAGACAAGTTATCAAGTAGCTCCAATGAAGATAGTGCTACAAACCTTGCAGAG GCGAGAGCTGCACTACAAGCAGGAGCAAGAAAAGGAATTGCCAGGGAAAGGCCTATGGTGAACAGACAAGTTAAGGATTCCCTTGAGCACAAGTTGACTGAGAGGACAAATGCATCAGAATCCTCTAG AAATGATAGTGAGGGCCTACAGAAGGTACTGAACAAGCCACGTCAGTCAGGCACTGAGCTATCTCAAACCAGATCTGTTTCGGCAGCTTCTCCTGCATTGTCATCATTGATTATTCCTTCCCTAAAGGAG GCTACTGGTGATATGTCTCAAGCAACAGCAGTTGCAAAAGTAATGGAGTCGCTGATGGATTTGGAACACGAATTACCTGGCTCTTGTGAAACTTTAGTTATTAAGATTCTTAGACGAGTAGAGAG TTCTAAGGAGCCGTCACTCAAGCGACTTCATGAATTAGCTGTCAGTATGTTTCCGGAGCAGTCTTCCCAGGATTTCATTGATAGGAAGAAACAACTTAACTCATCACTGCTTGAGACCCCCAGCTTAAGCCCGCTAGCAACGTTTCTTCTCACAAG ATGGCGGGGCCAAGTTTCTCAGGAACTCAGCTCATGA